In Triplophysa rosa linkage group LG2, Trosa_1v2, whole genome shotgun sequence, the genomic window atataatttattaatgtcatttgttgatattgtgtttatgtgtgtaccGGGTGATGCCTCTGTTAGTGGCCATGATGAGTACAGGTGAAAGATCACTCTCTAGAGCACGATTGAGAAATGAAAAGCATTCTATATCCAACATGTGGACTTCATCTATAAAGAGAACCTACAACCACAGAAAAGAATTTAAGGAACACTACAAACAAAATGCATCTCTATACTCTCATTCTCCTAATGGTTAAAACgtgtttaacaaaaaaagtcCTAGAGTAAAAAGTCCTGGTTCTTATTCATTTAAAGGTTGTTGTCTGGCCTGCTTACCCCAGGGATGATCTCCGCTTTGCCCTCCTCTCTCCACTCCGACACTTTAGCATTGATCTGCTCCCGGACCTCTGATTTAATTTCTCCTGTGTCACCTGCAGTACAAACACCAGTCGAATATCATATCATTTCTCAAGACTAATCAGGGATCGGTTCCACTGAGCTGGTTTGTCAGTTTTGAAAAGTTGATAAGCGACTGACAAACCTGAAAATAAGGCCAGAAATCCCTGAGTGCGGCTGTTAATGACGTCAATTTCGTGAAGGGAGACGGTGTGAACCACCTCCTTCCGTTTCTGCAGTTCTCCTTCTGGACATTGCACAAACTGAGTCTGAAAATCATCGAAAACAACAGCGCTAGAAAACTGTCAGGGAAATGATTGGTAGACCCACAAAATAATAGATCATAGGTGAAGAATGAAAGTGTACCTGTGACCCCATGGCATCGTAATCTCTTGCTCGAGTAAAAGACCGGCCCAGTTTGGTAATCTTCCCTGTGGCTTTATCTATAGTGATCACATCCCTGTAGAGTATAAGAAATGGCATGTAGtcatttattattacttaatccaCATCCTTTAGCATCCTTTCTTTTTGTTTGGAATGaaaaaataagtaataagtTATTCATATATGGGCTTTCTAAACTACCCACCCAGCTTGTACTCTTTCTTTACTGAGGCTCTCGATCATCTTGTTACCCAGGTCATAGATGGTCTCCATTTCTGTTGTCTTCAGTGTGAGCTTACCCACTTTTGCGCCCTGGACACAGACATAAAcagtcctactatggtagtcaatgatgtcccagaactgaaaatgactaacattcttccaaatatctttctctgtgttcatcggaacaaagtaatttatacaggtatgaaattacataagggtgagtaaatgatgaaagaattttcatttttgggtgaactatccctttaaataatgttttctgACCAAATAACTAAATTACTCCAGAATAGGGAAAATGTGCCAAAGCTTCTCAGCGCAGCTTCTCAAAGTACCATTAAAGTTTAATTGTGAAATACAGCTGGCATAAcgaaaaagtttatttattagagtttaaaaaatgtgtcaggCAAAAACTAAccagaataaaaacattatctATGAAGCACACCCAAAgtaaggatttaaaaaaaaagaaactcacTGTTCCTGTAGCAGGTCTGTCGATCTGAATCTCCACCACCTCTCCTTCAATAATCTCAGTCTCCTCTCTGTCGAGCAACAAAGAAAGGTagaactagggctgcagctatcgattcttttagggcgttttcacacatgtgaatcgattgctttgttccgaaaccgggggttaaatcgctacaatattgcaatttattttagttcggttcgcattcacaaggcaatatttccaaacggaccaaactttgttaataaaagtcacgtgcgagtaaactctacTTTGaatggtcagagtgcatctgtttattttccgggaTTCCACTCAAAGACACTTTGCACCGGTCTCACAtctctcacggcggagctcgAGAAGCATAAAAGGAAgagcgacagcagtgaaggatgagagagaaccaggcctggattttatattatgttttattatgtttgtgtggccgacagtcgactgtgagggagctgtcggcactttactttactttcgttttgctgtttgtttattttattaaaagtttggtttaacgttcgccggttcccacctccttccttccttccttacttactttgaacattgttacagggagccattagcaaaacaatcccttttgcgtcacgcaactttacgtaattacccatcatacattatgatacagtctggttcgttggtccagatggctttcacacgtcaagcgaaccgctccagagttcgtttggaATAGGgccgagaccaccttgttcaggcggtctcggagcgattgttttggggcggatcctaaagcgattgccgtgttcacatatgaCTAAATGAaccgaaccaagagagaaaatgCACCAGGtaccgaaacaaacccttatgtgtgaaaacgtccTTACTAAttgagtattctactgattttccatcgattaatcgggtattcgaataataagtactttttctttattaaaaagcaatactaaatatacaagagaaaataagacatgtctcttaaaatgagtaaaaaactaatttgtttcctttttagaacaattaaagtttttattgctgaaattgcatacattaatatctgtgaaaactaaacctatttagtacattccattgccatattaaattcaaaatgcaatataatacaaatatataaataagaaacatgaataaaaatagaaagaataatttcaaaggtaaacaactaacgtcagcttatgcatgatgcatttagtttatataaattagttttagtttcttttttttactattaaatagtaatatatagcctatgacttttattttggcaggttgtcggaagacgcttattttttagtatgtctgtttcttcactcaaacaataacatgttcgtgaaataaactctcagagcaactctggaggtgaagttcatgtcatcattcagcgcagacaaatttatgagcatcacgcgtgtagcacgttaaactgtgcagttcattcacgcagaacagccagatgacatgtgtaaataacaggattcggcatccacaagtccgcatctagtttaatggactcaatgcagccgcaAAACAAGTTtaactcgcaaaatagactaaaactaagtaaaatagcagttcaccatttcaataagctatcacttatttatcagcatgagaaatacatgtgaacagactaaaattgTTTGCGTTTGtttcacggtgaatgcgtgagacttgagagccctgtaacatgaatagagtttagcgggctgtgcgttagtaataacagtccgtggggaaacgcagcgctccgtgtgtactgtagttaaatggattaaacgaggcttcgagtcAAATTTTCAGCCCTAGGTAGAACATTGGCTCACCTAACCAACTAGGGTAAACTATATTCAGGCTGTACAGCTTTAAGTCTTCCAAGTTATGTGTAAGGACCAGattatagtatttttttaattctacaGTACTTCTCCCAATTCACAGGACATCCACACAAGTTAAAATATTATACAAGTTAAGAAAACAATTTAACACCCAACACATGATCATCATATTAGATTATACTGTTAAAGTGATAGCAAGCGTACTGGTAAAagttattttctaaaaatattattttaaaactgtatgCTGTTTCACAATTCCATAAACTTGACTCACTTAATCCTGACACCGATGGCTTTGCGGAAGGCTTGGCTCAGTGCTTCTGTCTTGCTCATCTCTAGAGAAAAGATCTCACTTCCAGCCATAGCAGTAAATGGTGTGTCAGGACCAAGAGATTGAGCAATACCTGTAGAATAAAAACAGATTACGATTATCAATGGATTTTCTGAGCCATCAAATTTACTTCACACTTTATcaataatgttttaaagaaaaacaatctATGCATAGTTTAATCTTTAAGTGAATGCAAGTGCAATTTAATGAACTTTGTAAATTAATGTGCCacaaaaaatgttgtatttactTACAAGGTCAAGATCaaggtttatttatatagcaccttAAAACAACACAAGCAGTAGCAAAtcatacataataaaaacaaatcacacCAAGTATTATTATTTGATAGCTAATAGATATAAAAACAGAGATTCATAATAACAAGCTACAGCACAAACAACTACCCCTGAAAAAATATACATAAGAGAATAAAACCAAGTTATGGGTAAACCTGAGAGAAAAGATATGTTTTAATTGATACTTTAAAAGCAGTTAATGTAGGGGAAGCTCTAATCATTAAAGTATTGTGTTCCAAAGTTTTGGAGCATTGACTGAGAAAGACCTGTCTCCCAAAGATATCAGACGAGATTTCGGGACGTTTAGTAATTACTGGTCTGAAGACCTAAGAGATCTCTGAGGTAGATAAAAACTTAAAAGTTCTGA contains:
- the ruvbl2 gene encoding ruvB-like 2, whose protein sequence is MAAQVATTKVPEVRDITRIERIGAHSHIRGLGLDDALEPRQVSQGMVGQLAPRRAAGLILEMIRDGQIAGRAVLIAGQPGTGKTAIAMGIAQSLGPDTPFTAMAGSEIFSLEMSKTEALSQAFRKAIGVRIKEETEIIEGEVVEIQIDRPATGTGAKVGKLTLKTTEMETIYDLGNKMIESLSKERVQAGDVITIDKATGKITKLGRSFTRARDYDAMGSQTQFVQCPEGELQKRKEVVHTVSLHEIDVINSRTQGFLALFSGDTGEIKSEVREQINAKVSEWREEGKAEIIPGVLFIDEVHMLDIECFSFLNRALESDLSPVLIMATNRGITRIRGTNYQSPHGIPIDMLDRLLIIATSPYTEKETRQILKIRCEEEDVELSEEAHTVLTRIGQETSLRYAIQLISTAGLVCRKRRGTEVQVEDIKRVYSLFLDESRSSQYMKEYQDSFLFNETQSTQMDTSK